The Aedes aegypti strain LVP_AGWG chromosome 3, AaegL5.0 Primary Assembly, whole genome shotgun sequence genome contains a region encoding:
- the LOC5563762 gene encoding phospholipase A2, producing MRLCSGALPILLAVIFTNHVCSKQLFTNMETFDFESNEIVEQPDDEGLRSNRSNVERINLTLPGTKWCGPGNVADDYDDLGKHEDEDKCCREHDHCDNIASGEEKYGLKNDDYFTRLHCKCDRDFQQCLKKINTTLSNRLGSFYFAVRDKCYKKQHPIVECGEKKNMLFLRRCTRYVLDSSKDRQWQWFDLPFYDDNMINDFY from the exons ATGAGACTTTGTAGCGGCGCACTTCCCATTCTCTTGGCGGTGATATTCACTAACCACGTCTGCTCGAAGCAACTCTTCACCAACATGGAAACGTTCGACTTCGAAAGCAACGAAATCGTGGAACAACCGGACGACGAAGGCCTGAGGTCGAACCGTTCGAACGTGGAGCGTATCAACCTGACCTTGCCGGGTACGAAGTGGTGCGGTCCGGGAAACGTGGCCGACGATTACGACGACTTGGGGAAGCACGAGGACGAAGACAAGTGCTGCAGAGAGCACGATCACTGTGACAATATCGCTTCCGGGGAGGAGAAGTACGGTTTGAAGAACGACGACTATTTCACCAG GTTGCATTGTAAGTGCGATCGAGACTTTCAGCAGTGTTTGAAGAAGATCAACACCACCCTGTCGAATCGTTTGGGAAGCTTCTACTTTGCTGTGCGAGACAAGTGCTACAAGAAACAGCATCCGATTGTGGAGTGTGGCgaaaagaaaaatat GCTATTTCTGAGGCGATGCACTCGGTACGTTCTGGACAGTTCGAAGGATCGTCAGTGGCAATGGTTCGATTTGCCATTCTATGATGATAATATGATCAATGATTTCTACTGA